The following proteins are encoded in a genomic region of Thunnus maccoyii chromosome 8, fThuMac1.1, whole genome shotgun sequence:
- the mcf2a gene encoding proto-oncogene DBL isoform X1, with the protein MGQASLPEYREPEKESKEDMESYRCLLQAGSQLESTLQQVTVPVSMKEIGGYIQKQVAYLSGGRGEDSSVIITLPECSAFSDIPEEALAKVFTYLTLIPRTRQPGVKFIIILDRRLDTWASIKTALARIAASFPGNLHLVLVLRPTSFFHRTVTDIGFRFSQEDFMLKMPVVMLSSVTDLLRYIDENQLTSEFGGTLDYCHSDWIVLRTAIESFAVTVKDIAQMLQAFGTELAETELPNEGKAIEYLLESHTDKYRKLKDAIRSVSKEGRHLLASLETSGKEDDSLWDVKVDLETVQRLLAQLRDMESAFDGYFEKHHLKLHQYMQLLKYEQSFQEMELCLEHLMAEERELSISVDTLTQTEQALKRLDGLESNAQEVMARAQIIILHGHQLSAGHHYAMALIMQRCNELRHHCDTLNAALKTKHSHLLQTHQLLLCLGQAQTWCDDGAYLLANQLVDKFQSKEGAQAALRDIERFLEGAPSMLSSGPDILSIEYEAVITTQLQSQIGKTFEKHAAVQQMIQNRQACLRKLADKHVRPVQLVAPRPENPPRTKSPLFSPKHGDGLKFTFDLSLPGKRASRKSPNARKIEVIHDYQESRSCVSYSLEGEDSPDLLKRHVMRELIETERIYVEELLSVLLGYRAEMDNPALSGPLPPILRSKRDILFGNMPEIYNFHSRVFLQDLEGCLEAPESVGACFLERKENFQMYECYCQNKPRSEALWRQFSDCAFFQECQKKLEHKLGLDSYLLKPVQRLTKYQLLLKELLKYSTDCEGTSELQGALTAMLDLLKSVNDSMHQIAITGYEGEICELGRVLMQGSFSVWISHKKGPTRMKELARFKPMQRHLFLYERALLFCKRREEHGDGCDKTPSYSFKHCLKMTAVGITENVKGDVKKFEIWYSGREEVYVVQAPTVEVKMAWLNELRRILTNQQKLLRDEAYHHGQLVEHMQLSPPHTESKQQRASVSSEDTESGRSSPDPQPHSPKHQHNRRSWPGAHHSVDICEGLEEWPGGQDTFHPSDTEEEVLVQLSPGRYRALADCLQNGPDSITIKCGDVIQLQCEDNKSRWMQRAMLLFFPHPLSATVRLVKNLSRRQEGFITAASLQLIIEDSSRGHSSRLGDPGNLKARKLSSP; encoded by the exons ATGGGCCAAGCCTCACTGCCGGAGTATAGAGAGCCGGAAAAAGAGTCCAAGGAGGACATGGAGAGCTACCGCTGCCTTCTGCAGGCTGGCTCCCAGCTAGAGAGCACACTGCAGC AGGTGACTGTTCCTGTGAGCATGAAGGAGATAGGAGGCTACATACAGAAACAGGTGGCGTACCTGTCAG GGGGCCGTGGTGAAGACTCCAGCGTCATCATCACCCTCCCAGAATGCTCAGCTTTCAGTGACATTCCAGAGGAAGCTTTAGCCAAAGTCTTCACATACCTCACTCTCATCCCTCG AACGAGGCAACCCGGAGTGaaatttattatcattttagaCCGAAGACTGGATACATGGGCTTCTATCAAAACTGCACTTGCCAGGATAGCA GCTTCCTTTCCTGGGAACCTCCACCTAGTTTTGGTGCTCCGACCCACCAGCTTCTTCCACCGCACTGTTACCGATATTGGCTTTCGCTTCAGCCAAGAGGACTTCATGCTTAAGATGCCA GTGGTGATGCTGAGCTCTGTCACGGACCTGCTGCGGTACATTGACGAGAACCAGCTGACGTCGGAGTTTGGAGGCACTTTGGACTATTGTCACAGTGACTGGATTGTTTTACGAACG GCTATTGAAAGTTTTGCTGTAACAGTCAAAGACATCGCACAGATGCTGCAGGCTTTTGGCACTGAGCTGGCAGAGACAGAACTGCCTAATGAAGGAAAAGCCATCGAGTATCTCCTGGAGTCTCACACTGACAAATACAGGAAACTCAAG GATGCAATTAGATCTGTGTCAAAGGAGGGTCGTCATCTTCTTGCAAGCCTGGAAACCTCTGGGAAGGAGGATGACTCCCTCTGGGATGTGAAGGTGGACTTGGAAACTGTACAACG GCTTCTTGCTCAGCTCAGAGACATGGAGTCAGCCTTTGACGGCTACTTTGAGAAGCATCATCTGAAACTCCATCAGTACATGCAGTTGCTCAAATATGAGCAAAGCTTCCAGGAG ATGGAGTTGTGTCTGGAGCATCTCATGGCTGAGGAGAGGGAGCTGTCCATATCTGTAGACACTCTTACTCAAACAGAACAGGCTCTTAAAAGGCTGGATGGTCTGGAATCAAATGCACAa GAGGTGATGGCTCGAGCCCAGATCATCATCCTTCATGGGCACCAGCTTTCAGCCGGTCACCACTATGCCATGGCTCTCATTATGCAGCGCTGCAACGAGCTTCGCCACCACTGTGATACACTCAATGCTGCTCTAAAGACCAAACACTCTCATCTTCTGCAAACACATCAGTTGCTGCTTTGTCTTGGACAG GCCCAGACCTGGTGTGATGATGGAGCATATCTGCTGGCCAATCAGCTGGTAGATAAGTTCCAGTCTAAGGAGGGGGCCCAGGCTGCTTTGAGGGATATTGAGAGGTTCCTGGAAGGGGCACCATCCATGTTGAGCTCAGGACCTGACATCCTGTCCATTGAGTACGAGGCTGTCATCACAACTCAGCTGCAG TCCCAGATAGGGAAAACCTTTGAGAAGCATGCAGCCGTgcagcagatgatccagaaccGACAGGCTTGTCTGAGGAAGCTGGCTGATAAACATGTCCGACCGGTCCAACTAGTGGCTCCCAGGCCTGAAAACCCACCACGCACCAAGTCCCCACTCTTCTCCCCTAAGCATg GTGATGGTTTGAAGTTCACATTCGACCTCTCTCTTCCCGGGAAGAGGGCATCCCGAAAGAGCCCCAACGCTAGAAAA ATAGAGGTGATTCACGACTACCAGGAGAGTCGGAGCTGTGTGTCGTACAGTCTGGAGGGAGAGGACAGCCCAGATCTCCTAAAACG tcATGTGATGAGGGAACtcatagagacagagaggatcTATGTAGAAGAACTGTTGTCGGTGCTGCTG GGTTACAGGGCTGAGATGGACAATCCAGCTCTGTCGGGGCCTCTGCCCCCGATCCTACGCAGCAAGAGAGACATCCTCTTTGGAAACATGCCTGAGATCTACAATTTTCACAGCAG GGTTTTTCTTCAGGACCTGGAAGGATGCCTGGAGGCTCCTGAAAGTGTGGGAGCTTGTTTTCTGGAGAGG AAAGAGAATTTCCAAATGTATGAATGCTACTGTCAGAATAAGCCACGCTCTGAGGCCCTGTGGAGACAATTCTCAGATTGTGCCTTCTTTCAG GAGTGTCAAAAGAAGCTGGAGCACAAACTGGGTCTGGATTCTTACCTGTTGAAACCAGTCCAACGCCTCACCAAATACCAGCTGCTGCTTAAG gagCTGTTGAAATACAGTACAGATTGCGAGGGGACCTCTGAACTGCAGGGGGCGCTAACAGCTATGCTGGACCTGCTAAAATCAGTCAATGACTCCATGCATCAAATAGCCATCACAGGATATGAG GGAGAAATTTGCGAGCTGGGCCGCGTGTTGATGCAGGGCTCTTTCAGCGTGTGGATCAGCCATAAGAAAGGTCCCACTCGCATGAAGGAGCTTGCTCGCTTCAAGCCAATGCAGAGACACCTCTTCTTGTATGAAAGAGCTCTGCTATTCTGCAAGCGGAGGGAGGAGCATGGAGACGGCTGTGACAAGACTCCCTCCTACAGCTTCAAGCACTGTCTCAAG ATGACTGCTGTGGGGATCACAGAGAACGTCAAGGgggatgtgaaaaagtttgagatcTGGTACAGTGGCAGGGAGGAAGTGTATGTGGTTCAG GCTCCTACGGTGGAGGTGAAGATGGCCTGGCTCAATGAACTGCGCAGAATCCTGACTAACCAGCAGAAGCTGCTTAGAG ATGAAGCATATCATCATGGCCAATTGGTTGAGCACATGCAGCTTTCTCCACCACATACAGAAAG CAAGCAGCAGAGGGCGTCAGTGAGCTCAGAGGACACCGAGTCAGGGAGGAGCAGTCCAGATCCCCAGCCACACTCCCCTAAACACCAGCACAACCGCAGGA GTTGGCCCGGAGCTCATCACTCGGTAGACATCTGCGAGGGTCTGGAGGAGTGGCCTGGAGGTCAGGACACCTTCCACCCATCtgacacagaggaagaggtTTTGGTACAACTG TCTCCGGGCAGATACAGGGCTTTGGCTGACTGTCTTCAAAACGGACCAGACAGCATCACCATCAAATGTGGAGATGTCATCCAACTGCAGTGTGAAGACAACAAAAGCCGCTG GATGCAAAGGGCTATGCTGCTCTTTTTTCCTCATCCCCTTTCTGCCACAGTGAG GCTGGTGAAAAACCTGAGTCGGCGACAAGAGGGCTTCATCACTGCTGCCAGCCTGCAGCTGATTATAGAAGACAGCAGTCGAGGACACTCCTCCAGACTAGGgg ACCCAGGGAACCTGAAGGCGAGAAAGCTCAGCTCCCCGTAG
- the mcf2a gene encoding proto-oncogene DBL isoform X2, with the protein MASNTMADNFYRRRMPKVRRSPASFPGNLHLVLVLRPTSFFHRTVTDIGFRFSQEDFMLKMPVVMLSSVTDLLRYIDENQLTSEFGGTLDYCHSDWIVLRTAIESFAVTVKDIAQMLQAFGTELAETELPNEGKAIEYLLESHTDKYRKLKDAIRSVSKEGRHLLASLETSGKEDDSLWDVKVDLETVQRLLAQLRDMESAFDGYFEKHHLKLHQYMQLLKYEQSFQEMELCLEHLMAEERELSISVDTLTQTEQALKRLDGLESNAQEVMARAQIIILHGHQLSAGHHYAMALIMQRCNELRHHCDTLNAALKTKHSHLLQTHQLLLCLGQAQTWCDDGAYLLANQLVDKFQSKEGAQAALRDIERFLEGAPSMLSSGPDILSIEYEAVITTQLQSQIGKTFEKHAAVQQMIQNRQACLRKLADKHVRPVQLVAPRPENPPRTKSPLFSPKHGDGLKFTFDLSLPGKRASRKSPNARKIEVIHDYQESRSCVSYSLEGEDSPDLLKRHVMRELIETERIYVEELLSVLLGYRAEMDNPALSGPLPPILRSKRDILFGNMPEIYNFHSRVFLQDLEGCLEAPESVGACFLERKENFQMYECYCQNKPRSEALWRQFSDCAFFQECQKKLEHKLGLDSYLLKPVQRLTKYQLLLKELLKYSTDCEGTSELQGALTAMLDLLKSVNDSMHQIAITGYEGEICELGRVLMQGSFSVWISHKKGPTRMKELARFKPMQRHLFLYERALLFCKRREEHGDGCDKTPSYSFKHCLKMTAVGITENVKGDVKKFEIWYSGREEVYVVQAPTVEVKMAWLNELRRILTNQQKLLRDEAYHHGQLVEHMQLSPPHTESKQQRASVSSEDTESGRSSPDPQPHSPKHQHNRRSWPGAHHSVDICEGLEEWPGGQDTFHPSDTEEEVLVQLSPGRYRALADCLQNGPDSITIKCGDVIQLQCEDNKSRWMQRAMLLFFPHPLSATVRLVKNLSRRQEGFITAASLQLIIEDSSRGHSSRLGVCVFSLVDPGNLKARKLSSP; encoded by the exons ATGGCTTCTAACACCATGGCTGATAACTTTTACCGGCGAAGAATGCCGAAGGTCCGGAGGAGCCCG GCTTCCTTTCCTGGGAACCTCCACCTAGTTTTGGTGCTCCGACCCACCAGCTTCTTCCACCGCACTGTTACCGATATTGGCTTTCGCTTCAGCCAAGAGGACTTCATGCTTAAGATGCCA GTGGTGATGCTGAGCTCTGTCACGGACCTGCTGCGGTACATTGACGAGAACCAGCTGACGTCGGAGTTTGGAGGCACTTTGGACTATTGTCACAGTGACTGGATTGTTTTACGAACG GCTATTGAAAGTTTTGCTGTAACAGTCAAAGACATCGCACAGATGCTGCAGGCTTTTGGCACTGAGCTGGCAGAGACAGAACTGCCTAATGAAGGAAAAGCCATCGAGTATCTCCTGGAGTCTCACACTGACAAATACAGGAAACTCAAG GATGCAATTAGATCTGTGTCAAAGGAGGGTCGTCATCTTCTTGCAAGCCTGGAAACCTCTGGGAAGGAGGATGACTCCCTCTGGGATGTGAAGGTGGACTTGGAAACTGTACAACG GCTTCTTGCTCAGCTCAGAGACATGGAGTCAGCCTTTGACGGCTACTTTGAGAAGCATCATCTGAAACTCCATCAGTACATGCAGTTGCTCAAATATGAGCAAAGCTTCCAGGAG ATGGAGTTGTGTCTGGAGCATCTCATGGCTGAGGAGAGGGAGCTGTCCATATCTGTAGACACTCTTACTCAAACAGAACAGGCTCTTAAAAGGCTGGATGGTCTGGAATCAAATGCACAa GAGGTGATGGCTCGAGCCCAGATCATCATCCTTCATGGGCACCAGCTTTCAGCCGGTCACCACTATGCCATGGCTCTCATTATGCAGCGCTGCAACGAGCTTCGCCACCACTGTGATACACTCAATGCTGCTCTAAAGACCAAACACTCTCATCTTCTGCAAACACATCAGTTGCTGCTTTGTCTTGGACAG GCCCAGACCTGGTGTGATGATGGAGCATATCTGCTGGCCAATCAGCTGGTAGATAAGTTCCAGTCTAAGGAGGGGGCCCAGGCTGCTTTGAGGGATATTGAGAGGTTCCTGGAAGGGGCACCATCCATGTTGAGCTCAGGACCTGACATCCTGTCCATTGAGTACGAGGCTGTCATCACAACTCAGCTGCAG TCCCAGATAGGGAAAACCTTTGAGAAGCATGCAGCCGTgcagcagatgatccagaaccGACAGGCTTGTCTGAGGAAGCTGGCTGATAAACATGTCCGACCGGTCCAACTAGTGGCTCCCAGGCCTGAAAACCCACCACGCACCAAGTCCCCACTCTTCTCCCCTAAGCATg GTGATGGTTTGAAGTTCACATTCGACCTCTCTCTTCCCGGGAAGAGGGCATCCCGAAAGAGCCCCAACGCTAGAAAA ATAGAGGTGATTCACGACTACCAGGAGAGTCGGAGCTGTGTGTCGTACAGTCTGGAGGGAGAGGACAGCCCAGATCTCCTAAAACG tcATGTGATGAGGGAACtcatagagacagagaggatcTATGTAGAAGAACTGTTGTCGGTGCTGCTG GGTTACAGGGCTGAGATGGACAATCCAGCTCTGTCGGGGCCTCTGCCCCCGATCCTACGCAGCAAGAGAGACATCCTCTTTGGAAACATGCCTGAGATCTACAATTTTCACAGCAG GGTTTTTCTTCAGGACCTGGAAGGATGCCTGGAGGCTCCTGAAAGTGTGGGAGCTTGTTTTCTGGAGAGG AAAGAGAATTTCCAAATGTATGAATGCTACTGTCAGAATAAGCCACGCTCTGAGGCCCTGTGGAGACAATTCTCAGATTGTGCCTTCTTTCAG GAGTGTCAAAAGAAGCTGGAGCACAAACTGGGTCTGGATTCTTACCTGTTGAAACCAGTCCAACGCCTCACCAAATACCAGCTGCTGCTTAAG gagCTGTTGAAATACAGTACAGATTGCGAGGGGACCTCTGAACTGCAGGGGGCGCTAACAGCTATGCTGGACCTGCTAAAATCAGTCAATGACTCCATGCATCAAATAGCCATCACAGGATATGAG GGAGAAATTTGCGAGCTGGGCCGCGTGTTGATGCAGGGCTCTTTCAGCGTGTGGATCAGCCATAAGAAAGGTCCCACTCGCATGAAGGAGCTTGCTCGCTTCAAGCCAATGCAGAGACACCTCTTCTTGTATGAAAGAGCTCTGCTATTCTGCAAGCGGAGGGAGGAGCATGGAGACGGCTGTGACAAGACTCCCTCCTACAGCTTCAAGCACTGTCTCAAG ATGACTGCTGTGGGGATCACAGAGAACGTCAAGGgggatgtgaaaaagtttgagatcTGGTACAGTGGCAGGGAGGAAGTGTATGTGGTTCAG GCTCCTACGGTGGAGGTGAAGATGGCCTGGCTCAATGAACTGCGCAGAATCCTGACTAACCAGCAGAAGCTGCTTAGAG ATGAAGCATATCATCATGGCCAATTGGTTGAGCACATGCAGCTTTCTCCACCACATACAGAAAG CAAGCAGCAGAGGGCGTCAGTGAGCTCAGAGGACACCGAGTCAGGGAGGAGCAGTCCAGATCCCCAGCCACACTCCCCTAAACACCAGCACAACCGCAGGA GTTGGCCCGGAGCTCATCACTCGGTAGACATCTGCGAGGGTCTGGAGGAGTGGCCTGGAGGTCAGGACACCTTCCACCCATCtgacacagaggaagaggtTTTGGTACAACTG TCTCCGGGCAGATACAGGGCTTTGGCTGACTGTCTTCAAAACGGACCAGACAGCATCACCATCAAATGTGGAGATGTCATCCAACTGCAGTGTGAAGACAACAAAAGCCGCTG GATGCAAAGGGCTATGCTGCTCTTTTTTCCTCATCCCCTTTCTGCCACAGTGAG GCTGGTGAAAAACCTGAGTCGGCGACAAGAGGGCTTCATCACTGCTGCCAGCCTGCAGCTGATTATAGAAGACAGCAGTCGAGGACACTCCTCCAGACTAGGgg tctgtgtatTTTCCCTTGTAGACCCAGGGAACCTGAAGGCGAGAAAGCTCAGCTCCCCGTAG